A segment of the Colletotrichum destructivum chromosome 3, complete sequence genome:
tctctctccctctgtctcCGTCTTAGTCTCTTCCCTAATCCGAGACCTACTGAATCATTTTTCTTTGCAGCTTTCTTGCTTGCCGCGTGCGACTAAGACAAAAATCACATTGACCGGCTGCAGTGACGAagctttttttctttttcttctccttcgtGTGTGACGAACTTCCCCAGATCAAGTCTCCCACGACCCAATTCTGACCCAAACCTGCTCCTCTACTCCTCTGGCTGAGCCTCTTGTCTTCTATGAGCAGCCCCGTCCTGTCCACCCCCTGCATTTCATATCGTAAGAAGAACGTCCCAAGAGACtggagagaagaggaagcagaGCAGTAATTACTAGTCGACCACTGataacccccctcccccaggCCCACGTCGGCTAGAGGACAATCTTATCGCGTCCGCACCAACCTCCGTCGCGCGGTAGCACCCACCCAACCCACAACCCACACGAGGGCCACAGTCACCTCACCCTGACCGAGCGAGCaccccttctcttctttctgcAAAGGGATCCAGGAAGACGAGAGCTACCAGTCCATTCCCCCTGTTGCGCCCGCGCCCCAATTGCCCTCTGGCTTTCCCTCCCACGAAGCTGAAATCCACCACACGCCCATCATGAGCAAAGCAGCGGCtgtcaaggaggccgtcaaggagagCCTCCTTGGTGCCGAGGAACCCGTCCAGCTGTCGGCGCAGACCAAGGCGAGGTTCATCGCCAATGCCACCAAGGATGAAGCCACAGGCGAGCTCTTCATGGGCCCCGACGAGTTCACCAAAGCCGTTGCGCCCGAGGATGAAGATTTTGTATGTTCCACGCGTATacctttctctctctctctctctctctcgctctctctcctctGTGTGTCATGTTTGGCGCTCGCTGCCCTTCGACCCCAAAGGAGAATGAGCTAGCTCCGGTATCCCTCCGATGATTCACACGGCCGCTTTTGCTGACCCCTTGCCAACTCGCGCTGTAGCACAAGATCAAGCGGGAACAGTATGGCATCCTGTTTGGCGTCGCCGACCGCAAAGACACCGGCAAGATCACCCTCTCCGAGtgggccgccttcgagaACCTGTTGATGAAGCCCGACGCCGAGTACGAGATTGCTTTCCGCCTCTTCGATGTCGACAGGACCGGCAACGTCAAGTACGAGGACTTCCGAAAGCTCTACGAGCTCAACAAGGGCTCCGACAGCATCCCCTTCAACTGGGAGTGCGAGTGGGCCGAGCTTTACATtggcagcaagaagaagcgccaTCACATGGACTACCCCCAGTTCTCCCAGATGCTGCGCGGCCTGCAGGGCGAGCGCATCCGCCAGGCCTTCCAGCTGTTCGAtaaggacggcgacggcttcATCGACCCGGAGGACTTCGAGCGCATCATCCGCGAGACCTCCAAGCACAAGCTCTCCGACCACCTGCTTGAGAACCTGTCGACCCTCTGCAACATCACTCTCGGCAGCAAGGTGTCGTACGCTAATGTGCGCGCGTTCCAGAACATGATTAAGGAGATTGACCTGGTCGAGCTTATCGTGCGCCGCGCCTGCGCCAAGAGCcccgacggcaagatcaCCAGGACTGAGTTCCTCAAccaggccgccaagatcacccgattctctctcttcacCCCCATGGAGGCCGATATCCTCTTCCACTTTGCCAGCCTCGACGAGCCTTCCGGCCGGCTTGGCCTGGGCGACTTCGCCAAGGTGCTCGACCCGTCGTGGAGGAACGCCGTCTACGATgcggacgacgtcgcctcGCGAGCTCTGGGCAAGGGCGCCACGGCGTCTAAGGCTCTGTTCACCTCGATCCTCGAGTCGGCGTACAACTTTGGTCTGGGCAGCATGGCAGGCGCCTTTGGTGCCTTCATGGTGTATCCCatcgacctcgtcaagacGCGCTTGCAGAACCAGAGAAGCGCCAGGCCGGGAGAGAGGTTGTATAAGAATTCGATCGACTGCTTCCAGAAGGTGTGGAGAAACGAGGGTCCTCGAGGCCTGTACTCGGGTGTCGTACCCCAGCTTATTGGTGTTGCCCCTGAGAAGGCAATCAAGCTGACTGTGAACGACCTTGTGCGTGGGCACTTCACCAACAAGGAGGGCAAAATCTGGTACGGGCATGAAATTCTTGCTGGTGGTGCGGCTGGCGGTTGCCAAGTTGTGAGTTTCTCCCCTTTCATCTGACAATTGCGCCTTGCACCGCACCCCTGTTGTGAAGGAACAAGAACAAAATGCTCATACTGCGCTGCATCTCCCAGGTCTTCACCAACCCTCTTGAAATCGTCAAGATTCGTCTCCAGGTCCAAGGCGAGGTGGCCAAGACGGTCGATGGAGCGCCCAGAAGGTCAGCTATGTGGATCGTGCGCAACTTGGGTCTTGTTGGTCTCTACAAGGGTGCCTCTGCTTGCTTGTTGCGTGACGTGCCCTTCTCGGCCATCTACTTCCCTACCTACAGCCACCTGAAGAAAGACGTCTTTGGCGAATCTCCCACAAAGAAGCTCGGTGTCCTCCAGCTGTTGACTGCTGGCGCCATTGCCGGTATGCCTGCCGCCTACCTCACAACGCCCTGCGATGTCATCAAGACCCGTCTTCAGGTCGAGGCCCGGAAGGGAGAGGCCACCTACACCGGCCTCCGCCACGCCGCCAAGACAATCTGGAAGGAGGAAGGCTTCCGCGCCTTCTTCAAGGGCGGCCCCGCACGAATCTTCCGCTCTTCTCCCCAGTTCGGcttcaccctcgccgcctaCGAGGTCTTGCAGAACGTCCTTCCCTACCCAGGCAAGCCCGAGAGCTCCAAGGTCCACacgggcgtcggcgacgcaATCTCGACcctcaaggagaagctcgacacCAGCCCCTTTGCCCGCAGCCGCAACGCTCTCAAGATCATCCTCGACATTGACGAGGATTTtggcaaggtcaaggttCCGAGCCAGGAAAGTTGGAAGAAGCTGCCCGCCTTCATGCAGACCAACGGAAACAGCAAGTCATGAGCAGCTCGAACTTGTAAAATCGAACAGCCCGATCGGGACAACCACGGAGGGGGCTTCCACTCGGCTCCCTCTGGATCTGGATCAAGTGTTCAAAGTCAACAATTCGAAAGAATCGCATATACGGCCGGGGAATACAAAAATTGTAGAGCAATAAAACAAGAACCCTTAAGATAGGCGGGGAAAGTACTCTAGAGCGGATCAAGCAAAAGTTGGGTGGCGGACGCCCTTGCAACTGCAGATGGAAAGAGAAACTGCATATTTTCCCCCGACGGCGTTCAGGGGTAGGCATACAAGGGATCTTGAGgcatttttcttctttgtttgttttgttttgcgTCTTCTgccttgtcgttgtcgcctGTCAGTCCGCTTTCTCATTGGAAAGGGAGATGGAATTATCGCTCTGTAGTTGCGATACCTATGATTTGGCATAGCCGTGTCTCCCCTTTTCAGATATGTTCGCTGTAAGATTGTATGCGTACTACTACTTCTTAGAGGTCGAGATCCTAGACTTTGTTTCTTCAAAGACGTGTTTCAAACCGAGTCGTCCCTTCTTGCATTTGTGTCTGTATGTGTAAATATCTGTGGAGTAGTTGTAGTGTTGCTTGAAGACAAGACGCCAGTGGTGTGATTAAGCACAAATTAATCAAGCTTACATTGTTCCCGCTGGCTTTGAGCAAAACGCCTAGTGCCATGTTGCATGTCAGAAAGGCAGCGAGATCTTCTATAGTCTTTGGACACTACCTCCTAGATAAGTAATACTACATAGCGAAATTTGCTCTAGTCTAGTCTCTGATGTTCTTCGTCGTCCCCTCGGAGAAGCGAGTCCCTTTCGTCGGCCTTGCCGTCAGAACCGCGGTACAGAATGTAGTGTTGCGTCATGAAAACGATATCGTATACCATGGAGACGTTGCCCAGCGCAAACTTGACCGGGTTGCCCGTGATTCCAGACCAGTCGCGTTGCATGTACGAGTCGATGGCCTGCTGGCCCACAGACAACAGACCGCCAGAGAAGTCGAGGAGGATCTGCCAAATGGACCAGCCCTTGGTCGATTTGTTGCGGTAGTTGGTGATGACCTGCGGGGTATACTTGATGAGGGTGATGACGAGCTTGACGTAGGAGACGGCGtagacgacgtcgagggcgcaCCAGCTCGTGCGcgggtcgccgtcgcccggggcagcagcgacgacgaacccAATGACGATGACGCCAACGACGCAACCGGCAGCGATTCCCGAGATAAAGCGGCTCGGCTTCGTCCCGTGTGCCGGCGCGAAGCCCCAGAGCTTGGGGATGTATTGGGAGGTGGTTATGCacgagaggaggagggcatgggcggcgaAGGTGATGTCGTTGAAGGCAACGGTCGGGGTCAGGCCGTGGTTACGTGCAGCATACTGCGAACGGACGAGAGGAGAGTAGTAGAAGGCGGCATTGGAGACGAAGTAGGCGAGGAAACCTGTGGTCGCATGACCCGTCAGCAATTGCGACGGTGTTTCCGAAGGGAACGAGATCCTATCCTACCCAGGCAATTGATCAACGGAAAGTCAACGGTCGTGCCGGCCGTGGTTTTTCTGTAGAAGTTGAGGAAAGGCTGCGGGTAGAAGGAGCCGGACCAGCAGAGGAAGTAGATCcagccgaagacggcggacAGGAAAGGAAGGAGTTCAGTCGTCATTTCATGAAGCGCTCGTCGGGTGAAGTTGCTCGGGCGTCGATTACCAAGTTCTGACGGggttttatttttattttgCGCCGCTGGTTTCTGTCCCTCTCATGAGCACCCTTTGTTAAGCCAGCCAACCTGTAAGGTTTTTGGGTTGTGTGGATAGGGAAAGGGTTTCGTGTGCGGATGGATGCGTGTAAGAAGGATGCAGGATAGGAAGGTCGCAAATGCATCAAATGAGAAGCTCCCGCGAGGGATTGCGACATGGGGGATGGATATTTAGGGAGCTGCGGCCAGACACGGGTTAGTGCCATTGCCGCGTTATTCGGGCGCGGCCACGACCAACGCCGAAGTCATCAGACCCTCGCGCAACGACGCCGGATGACCTGAGATGCGCCAAAAGCAGCGGTAGGTTGGGACCATGAGGTCGGTAGCAAGGTTGCCGCGATGGACAGACCAGGGTCCAGTCTGCCCAGACAAGCTCATTCCAGCGCGCCCTGTGATCCACTGGAGGGGCGCCTAATTGAAAGAGATACCGTAGTggggtggtgttggtgttgtcaCGGTGGGGTGTGATGTCGCCATTACCAGAGTAAGTGCCAGTATTATTACGGTGTCACGGCAGTGTCagcggtgacggcgacgaatGCTTTCTTGGTTTCAACTCTGGTACTGCGTCTTGAGTTAATGATTCGGGCGAGTGGTTACCCCTATTTATCTGTTCGCTAGAGTGATGCGAGAGTATCAAGAATGAAAGGGTCGGCGTCTGTGGAATGAGACACCATGGGCACAAAACCCAGCCCAAATATTAGTACCTAGGCATTGAATTTCACAGTGAgactcggccgtcgcctcTCGACAGCTTCAGTtctctcgccgccgtcggcatcacaACGCATCACATCCTCAAGCCAGCGCACATACTCCTCAAACCCCCTGGTGCTCCCGTAGATCTTGACGTCCCTGACGCCGCGGACGCCCTCGAACACCCGCAACGCGTCATGGTCGGCCCCCTGGAACACGGCTTGCCATACCTCAACTACGAGCTCGTCAACACCGctgaaggccgccgtcgcggcgccAGCGTCGAAAGTTGGGTCGCAGTCAAGCCGCACGCGGACGTGGAAGCGGCGGATGCGCGGGAGCACCGAGCGCTCTCGGACGGGTGGGTACCAGGACCGCAACCGCGGGAAGGAGGCGAGCAGCATCGCGTGCGCCAGAAATATGTTCTTGGTGTAGAGAATGGGTGTCCCCTCGGCGTGAGTTTGTTGGCTGGCGGAGAGGATAGCTGGATAAAGTCGTACCaggggccgggccgggcaGAGTCTCTCGAGAGgagggtggaggaggaggtgggtgTAGATGTCGAGCCGGATCTCGAGGGGAAGCTCGAGGAACTGACATCTCGAGGAAGCCATTTGCAGTTACCTATCTACAGATGTATTTGGCGAGCAGGGCCCATGGTTACAACTTCGGTCTGTACAGGACAGGTGAGCAAACAAAAGCTGGAAAGTGGTGCAAGAGCAGGTGAAAAGGAATAGGAATAGAATGCCATCTGATGAGTAGGTACTTAAAAGCTCTGTCCTCGATAGATGCACAGATAGATAAATAGTGATTCTGTTTCATGCATACGTTGTTCAGTAGTAACACCCTCCTCCAATGGCGGGTTTGCCACTCCGATCAGCCTCCCCCCAATACCACAACGCTCCAGAGACAGAGCTACACAATCATCCAAGCCAACACTCACCGGTCGGGCACCAGGCGTTCCTGTTCAAGTTTTCGGTCCGGTAATTTCAAACCCCATCCAAGGCAATAGCGTCATAGACGATTTGCTCCATTCCTTTTGGTAAGGGAACGAAAATAAAGCGAGGGAGAAGAGTATACCACACAAAGTATGAACCCCGAGCGAGCAGGTTTCATATCTATGTACCTGGGTACTTTGGCCCAGCAGAGTATGCAGCGCTTGCCAGCCCCTAGGGAGTTCAACAGACGAATGCGTGAGTGTGCGGAAACCGAAATTTAGTCTAGACAGGTACCTATGTGGAGAGAATTTCGGAATGCCCCATTTAGTCGGGGAAAGAGGCATAGGCGAGCTGCAGTGTGCCGTCAAATCAGATTCCACGAACAACATTCTGGGTTACCAGTTTCGTACAACCCAAGCCAAGTTCGGTTCGGTTGAAAAGCGTCACGCCAAGCAAGGCCTTGTGATTTTACAGTTCGAATCACGCATCGCTGGTGTCTGTTCCCAAGTACCTGTGCAATATCAAACACTTGGTTCTCTTTTCTGTCTGCTTTATCTTTCATTCTATTTTTTACAGAAACGCCCGCTAATATGCCTTGGCGGCTATCATAGTGTACAGTCGACAGACTCGAACGCAGCCCAAAGACTCGCGATTCGAGTCCTCTCCAAACGTCAATGGTCTCAACTCCCTACGGAGCCACTGGGAATATCGGGGGTTCAACCATTTGTCCCGCCTGCTAGGACATGGTCAACTCAGGAAAGTATCTTGACAGCTTGTTAGGATGTCCGAATTCTGTTCTGTTCTGATTTTGGTCCTCAGGAAGCAGTGATTCGGTGTCACTGTCAACGTTGGGAGACACCTGCTCTGGCGCAGCCCGTTTCACCTTGATATTTCCCTGCACCGGGGGCCGTGGTGTGATGGTTTGCGCACTCGATATGGTAATGATTGATTTTGAGTCCGCCGGCGTTGCTACTTCCTGAAGCTGGCTGGGTGAACGCGACTTGCCCGTAAAGCCGGGGTCCGGTGTGTGGCTACGAGAGACGCCGAAAGGAATGGTCGGACCAAGACTCTTCTTCGAAGTGTCGGGGCTTGGCAGGGACGTTGTCGCCGGGCTAAGCAGCGATGAGATCTTCTCATTCGCCATCAGGCCCTTCGTCTGAACGAACGCGCTTGATCTGGCGTGGTACGGGCTTCGGTCGTAGTACTTGTCAATGATCGGATGAACCATGACAGTCTGGTTGTGGATTGTCAAAATCGAGTTTGTGGGAACATTCACCCAGTTCTCTGTTCAAATGTCAGCCAGGTGTCATGTGCTCGGAGCTTGTGTCACTTGGCGCCTTTTCAAACGTACCTCTTTCAAAGGTCAGTGGCTCGCTCGCGACCAGAACAATATCGGCGCCCTTGTCTTGGCGCTCCATCTGATAATTTCGATCGCTGAGAGCCGATGTTCTCGTTCCCCATTCAGTTCCGGATGAGTAGTACAGGCTTGCCGCTTCGTCCGTCGCGCTGCTGATGTATCGTGTGCAAATCACACTCTTTCCGTCCGTAACGGCGAAATTGAGCAAGCTTCGAGTATCGACACTCTCCGACTGGATGGTACTCTCCGGGATACCGTCAATCAATTCGTTGATAGTGGCGATGGTCTTGAGCATAGCCTTTCTCAGCACTGTAGGACCGAATCCATTGGCAGGCTGTAAGCTGGGGTCAAGTCCCATTCGTTCAAGTGTGTCGAGGAACAGGGCAAACGCCCATTCACTGTCTGTTCCTCCTTGAACTCCCAAGTACCACTTGTCGGCCAACCTCTCCCCAAGTCTTCTTTTGATGTATTTCCAACCACCTAGACCCCCGTTGTGCATCCACATCAGACTGCCGTGGCAGAACGGGTGGCAATTGTCTTCACTCAGCGAGCCCTCGGTTGTGGCCCGGACATGGGCGAAGATGAGTTGTGATGCGGTCTTGGAGGCAATGCGCTGGAGATTGGTGCAGTTCCAGGCGGGAATCGTCGAGGTAAAGAGACAAGGGGCGTGGCCCAGCTTGGGGTCGGTATAAAACCCTATTCCGAAGCCATCGGCGTTGTTCTGGCCTCTCCGGGTATCCTGTTCAACCAGCCAATGTTGGTCAGCAAACCGTGCCATACATCGAGGGGAACGGGTTTGGTCGACTTACCAATCTGAGCCGGGAATCAAATGATTGCTTCAGTATGGAGTGAGTTGGGTCAAGGATAAGCTTAGAGAGAAGAATATCGTCACTTCCCCGGTAGACCTTGGGTAGTCAGCGGCTGTTTAGATTTATCCAGCATGGTGGCACCTACCAGGAACCTGCACATTGTGGCTGGGCTGTGATCGGCGACTTAGACGAACAGGAGCTGATTGGGAGCGAAGGGATGGTTGCTGAGGGAGCGGCACGAGTTTGGTCGATGCTGGGGGACTCTATTTATATAACACCAGCGAGGGATGGGTTGAAGAAGCATTCCACGGAAGGTGGATTCGCGAGTAGGACTTGGAGAAAGGTGTCGGCCAGATATTATCTGTTTGGCGAGCTATGGCGCGATCAGAAACCCCAGGGCGGTGGCGCAAGTTGATAAGGATATTGATTGATAGAACTCGGAGTACCGAGTAGGGTCAGTTTGACACACTGTCGTTCGGTGGTGGAAGATACGGGGGCTGATTCTGGGCGCGCGGCAGCTGATAGTCTGTGCTGTCAGGAAAAAGGAACAGTAAATTGAAATAGGCGATTGCGCCTTCGACCCGGGCTCTGAGTAACTGAGTCGTTCAAGGCGGCTTTGTTGTTTCTGGGTCTCGAAGATGGGGAAGCAAAGAAATGCAGTGAGTCATTTGATATTGGTATGGATACACGCAGCTGGGTAGCTACCGGGATGACATGGACAATCTCTCAAAAGGTCGGCTGCAACTGGTAATGTAGTGGTGTAGCGCCATCGGAGGAGATGCACTGAACAACTTGTCCCTGGGGAGGACGGGGGAGAGGGCTTGACAGAATAGATATTAACTAAGACGATAAGCATCTATCAGATGTCACGTGCCAAAATATGATAGTACAGGCATATCCAGTTATGCGGTAAGACAGAGCCTGTGTggagtacagagtacatacGTGGACCCACTAGTCAACGAGATAGAGAGAAGGGTCATGGAGCGCTCAAGGCTAAGGTCACGCGTGCTGGTAACTAGGTACCTCTTGATGAAGGTAGGTACGTCAATGTCGTCCCCACTACTGCAAATGGGCTCTTCAAGCAACCCGCTTGTTCGCTCTGCTCAGGTATTCGGCCCATCCACGCCACTCGTGTTCGTGACATTTCCATCCCAACGGATTCCTGATGCCTacgtcttctcggcggacCAGAAGCGCTGGAGaccacaacaacaacagcaacatcTGACGAGCTAAATTAACACCACCAGGCCTCATCACTTACCTTCACATCTCGCATGCAAAGGAAGCATCAACGACTCTAATCAAACGCGCTCCCTGCTTCGCCGGCAGCATGAGCGGACGTCTCCTAGCTGCTGGGCTTTCGCCCTTTACGCGACGCGCCCCAATTCAAGCCGTACGACACTTTCATCGATTCCCCGCGGGCGGGCTTCAGCGAGCCGATGCAGCTGTTCGGGCTACCCAACGTCGCATGTGGTTTCCCGGTAATGCCTTCCACAATGCCGTTATTGTGCGGAATGCATCTTTTGCCCGTTTTTTGCCCAAGCTGGTGGTCAAGTTTGCCAGAATACCTGCCATGTTTGGCGGTCTAGCTGTAGGAACGCTCGCTTGGATTCAATACCAGGCTAACCGTATGTTTGTCCCTCCCCAGTGTCCGAAAGCTAGTAACTGACTGCATCATCTACAGAGATCACCAACAACGCTTGGGACATGGTCACGAAAACGGCAGAAGGTGTTTCCGAGACTGCATCTAGCTTCTTTGGAGGCGCAAAGGGCATAGTGGATCAAACTGTGCGTGGATGGGAAAACACGAAAGAACAAATCGAGACGCCCGAATGGCTCCAAAAGGTCTTGCGTATCCATGAGGATATTGGGAccggcggaggcggggagggggggcctGGAGGGGAGCAGCCTAAGCAGAGCAGAGCGGGCGCGGCGGTCGTAGCGGGAGCTTCGGCTGCAGCATATGGCTACGAGCAGTCTTCGGAAGACGACCCGCGAGAGCCCGACGAGATGGCCAACGATGACCAAATGATGGTCCTGACCAAGAAGATGATCGAGATCCGGAGCATGCTCCAGCAAGTTGGCCAGTCGAGCACTTTGACGCTCCCTTCGATTGTCGTCATTGGATCTCAGTCATCAGGAAAGAGCTCTGTTCTCGAGGCACTCGTGGGACACGAGTTCTTGCCTAAGGGAACCAACATGGTAACTCGCCGGCCGATAGAGTTGACCCTGGTCAATACTCCTGAGTCGGATGCCGAGTATGGCGAGTTTCCCGACTTGGGCCTCCGACGCATCACCGACTTTTCGTCTGTTCAGAGAACACTGACTGAGCTCAATATGGCCGTTCCGGATACACAATGTGTATCAGACGATCCTATCCACCTCACCATCTACTCGCCCAACGTCCCGGATCTGTCACTGATCGATCTTCCCGGGTACATCCAGGTGGTAGGACAAGGTCAGCCGCTTGAGCTGAAGCAGAAGATCTCCGAGCTTTGCGACAAGTATATTCAACCTCCCAACGTCATTCTGGCTATTTCCGCCGCTGATGTGGACCTGGCAAACTCAACCGCCCTGCGCGCCAGCCGTCGCGTGGATCCAAGAGGCGAACGAACCATTGGAGTGGTGACTAAAATGGACTTGGTTGATGCTCCTCGTGGTGCCGCCATACTTAGCGACAAGCAATACCCTCTTAGGCTTGGCTACGTTGGAGTTGTATCCAAGGTCCCACAACCAGGTGGACTGTTCAAGCGGTCTGGGAGCGTTATGTCTGCCATTGCAAAGAACGAGAATACCTTCTTCTCGGCACATCCACTTGAGTTTGGCGAAGGAGCAGGGGTCAACGTAGGGACGATCAACCTGCGCAAGAAACTTATGACCGTTCTCGAACAAACAATGTCTGCCAGCTTGGCTACCACTAGCGACGCCATCAGAcaagagctcgaggaggcgaCTTATGAGTTCAAAGTTCAGTACAATGACCGCCCCCTGTCTGCCGAATCTTACTTGGCGGAAAGCCTCGATGGGTTCAAACACTCTTTTAAGCAGTTCACCGAGGAATTTGGGCGCCCTCAAATGCATCAGCTTCTCAAGCAAGAGCTGGACCAGAAGGTTCTCGACCTGTTGGCTGCGAGATACTGGAACAAGCCCATTCAAGACTTGTCTCCTGCCAGGCCAGAACCAGACAGCCTGGCGGACCTTCCAAAGGCCGACCCCAACTCTATGTACTGGCACCGCCAGCTCGACGCCTCAACTTCTTCGTTGACGAAGCTTGGTGTTGGTAGACTGGCTACGACGGTCGTTGCTTCAGCTATCCAGGCACACATCGACACGTTGGTTAAGCACTCCACCTTCAGCAGTCACCCATTCGCACGGGAAGC
Coding sequences within it:
- a CDS encoding Putative mitochondrial carrier protein, coding for MSKAAAVKEAVKESLLGAEEPVQLSAQTKARFIANATKDEATGELFMGPDEFTKAVAPEDEDFHKIKREQYGILFGVADRKDTGKITLSEWAAFENLLMKPDAEYEIAFRLFDVDRTGNVKYEDFRKLYELNKGSDSIPFNWECEWAELYIGSKKKRHHMDYPQFSQMLRGLQGERIRQAFQLFDKDGDGFIDPEDFERIIRETSKHKLSDHLLENLSTLCNITLGSKVSYANVRAFQNMIKEIDLVELIVRRACAKSPDGKITRTEFLNQAAKITRFSLFTPMEADILFHFASLDEPSGRLGLGDFAKVLDPSWRNAVYDADDVASRALGKGATASKALFTSILESAYNFGLGSMAGAFGAFMVYPIDLVKTRLQNQRSARPGERLYKNSIDCFQKVWRNEGPRGLYSGVVPQLIGVAPEKAIKLTVNDLVRGHFTNKEGKIWYGHEILAGGAAGGCQVVFTNPLEIVKIRLQVQGEVAKTVDGAPRRSAMWIVRNLGLVGLYKGASACLLRDVPFSAIYFPTYSHLKKDVFGESPTKKLGVLQLLTAGAIAGMPAAYLTTPCDVIKTRLQVEARKGEATYTGLRHAAKTIWKEEGFRAFFKGGPARIFRSSPQFGFTLAAYEVLQNVLPYPGKPESSKVHTGVGDAISTLKEKLDTSPFARSRNALKIILDIDEDFGKVKVPSQESWKKLPAFMQTNGNSKS
- a CDS encoding Putative lysosomal cystine transporter, with translation MTTELLPFLSAVFGWIYFLCWSGSFYPQPFLNFYRKTTAGTTVDFPLINCLGFLAYFVSNAAFYYSPLVRSQYAARNHGLTPTVAFNDITFAAHALLLSCITTSQYIPKLWGFAPAHGTKPSRFISGIAAGCVVGVIVIGFVVAAAPGDGDPRTSWCALDVVYAVSYVKLVITLIKYTPQVITNYRNKSTKGWSIWQILLDFSGGLLSVGQQAIDSYMQRDWSGITGNPVKFALGNVSMVYDIVFMTQHYILYRGSDGKADERDSLLRGDDEEHQRLD
- a CDS encoding Putative glutamine amidotransferase type 2 domain, nucleophile aminohydrolase, translated to MCRFLVYRGSDDILLSKLILDPTHSILKQSFDSRLRLDTRRGQNNADGFGIGFYTDPKLGHAPCLFTSTIPAWNCTNLQRIASKTASQLIFAHVRATTEGSLSEDNCHPFCHGSLMWMHNGGLGGWKYIKRRLGERLADKWYLGVQGGTDSEWAFALFLDTLERMGLDPSLQPANGFGPTVLRKAMLKTIATINELIDGIPESTIQSESVDTRSLLNFAVTDGKSVICTRYISSATDEAASLYYSSGTEWGTRTSALSDRNYQMERQDKGADIVLVASEPLTFERENWVNVPTNSILTIHNQTVMVHPIIDKYYDRSPYHARSSAFVQTKGLMANEKISSLLSPATTSLPSPDTSKKSLGPTIPFGVSRSHTPDPGFTGKSRSPSQLQEVATPADSKSIITISSAQTITPRPPVQGNIKVKRAAPEQVSPNVDSDTESLLPEDQNQNRTEFGHPNKLSRYFPELTMS
- a CDS encoding Putative dynamin stalk domain, dynamin, GTPase region, GTPase effector domain-containing protein, which produces MSGRLLAAGLSPFTRRAPIQAVRHFHRFPAGGLQRADAAVRATQRRMWFPGNAFHNAVIVRNASFARFLPKLVVKFARIPAMFGGLAVGTLAWIQYQANQITNNAWDMVTKTAEGVSETASSFFGGAKGIVDQTVRGWENTKEQIETPEWLQKVLRIHEDIGTGGGGEGGPGGEQPKQSRAGAAVVAGASAAAYGYEQSSEDDPREPDEMANDDQMMVLTKKMIEIRSMLQQVGQSSTLTLPSIVVIGSQSSGKSSVLEALVGHEFLPKGTNMVTRRPIELTLVNTPESDAEYGEFPDLGLRRITDFSSVQRTLTELNMAVPDTQCVSDDPIHLTIYSPNVPDLSLIDLPGYIQVVGQGQPLELKQKISELCDKYIQPPNVILAISAADVDLANSTALRASRRVDPRGERTIGVVTKMDLVDAPRGAAILSDKQYPLRLGYVGVVSKVPQPGGLFKRSGSVMSAIAKNENTFFSAHPLEFGEGAGVNVGTINLRKKLMTVLEQTMSASLATTSDAIRQELEEATYEFKVQYNDRPLSAESYLAESLDGFKHSFKQFTEEFGRPQMHQLLKQELDQKVLDLLAARYWNKPIQDLSPARPEPDSLADLPKADPNSMYWHRQLDASTSSLTKLGVGRLATTVVASAIQAHIDTLVKHSTFSSHPFAREAINEAASTILNERFYSTSDQVENCIKPYKFDIDIDEREWTQGRDHSAEVLKKELQDCEGALRGIEDTVGGRRKLREVMNFVDRARKGEVVVEGESRSGAGGFSASLLKRGREAVFLRDRADIIKMRLMAVKSKQCANLKNKYYCPEVFLDAAATKLASTAVLFLNVELLSEFYYNFPRELDLRLGRHLSDEDIERFAKEDPKIRRHLEVIRRKELLELVLEKMESLRQLEGRERERLKGANSRSVKDDKQRGRWGLF